From the Trifolium pratense cultivar HEN17-A07 linkage group LG4, ARS_RC_1.1, whole genome shotgun sequence genome, the window TGAAGGAAAAACAACAGTAAACAGTGGAGTGTGTATGAAAGGTATGACTGAAAATGGTGAAGGAGATTTGTACGGTGTCATTGAGAACATATTTGAATTCGAATACAATTACCTTGATTACAAGAAAACAGTCGTGTTGTTTTACTGTAAATGGTTTGATCCTTCAAATAGAGGTACCATATATGATTCAAAGACTAATACCGTGGacataaaaatgaacaaacattATCCATTGTATGATCCGTTTGCTATGGCTCATAACGTCAGACAAGTTCACTATGTCCCTTATCCATCGACTACAAGGGATAAGCGAGGTTGGTGTGCCGCAATAACATCAAAACCAAGGGGTctgattgaaaaaaatgagatagatgAACGTGAAGATGAACCATATCAGGAAGATGAGATGTCCAATGTTGATGATGTCATTGCAGTTGAAACTTTTAATCAACTTTGTGTACAAGAAGAAGCCGAAGAAGTACCTTCTGATGGTGATGTTGATGAAGAGGACATCGAAGCtaatggtgatgatgaaggcagtgatgatgaagatgtatcagattgggatgacaattaattttataatatagttacccgcgttgtaataatattaatcgttgtacttgaatatttgtttttggttgcatttgtttatcgtttaatgatgatgaattataaaacaatatatatatatatatatatatatatatatatatatatatatatatatatatatatatatatatatatatatatatatatatatatatatatatatatatatatatatatatatgtcatgtatttcttaattaattatatatatatatatatatatatatatatatatatatatatatatatttgtcatgtatttcttaattatataaaatatatttgtcatatatttctttattatagATGAATCCAGATGAAGAAAATTTCGATGATGACAATGTCGATGATGACATTGATGATATTCCACCACCACCGGGTGTCGGACGCGGAGGACGCGGACGCGGGGGACGTAGACGTGCTTTACCCCGTCGCGTTGTTCGGAATCGATACTTGGAGGGTATGCCAAAGTCTCGAACTGTAGATGGTGTGGAAGAGGAGTACGACTCCTACGACGACGATGATGACCACGAGGACGAGGAAATTGCCGATATTGCACTTCTAGTTCCTCAAAATGAATTGTTGGTTGACCGGTATGGTAGACCCATCATCATGCCATATACCACCACAgagtaagttaattattattaagaatttgtgtttaataaattaattggatatatatgattattattcttaactaatatatatatatatatattgttttaattcatttttgtgCAGTTTGCAACCCCAAAATGCGGCGACGAAGACAATCAATTATGCATTGAAATCCAAATTCCAAGCTCCATATCTCAACTGGACGGAGGTCAAGGCAGATGAGCGTggatatcaacaattttggaatggcttcagggtacgtttttatttataattacttttttatccaatcaattttgttactaaacatatatttactaatttattaataatttttctttatttttcgtagTCACAAGTAACTTGGCTAAATCACCACACAGCGGCTATTGAGgctatattcaacaaaaaaagcCACCAAGCGTCTGTCGACCTTACTTTTTGAAGCGCGGAAAAAGGTTAAAAAGGATCCTTCAAAACCACCACTTTGGCTCGCTGGTAATTCATACCCTATGTTGTGCCTCAGATGGGAAGAGGAAGAGTATAAGGCAAAGTGtataaagaacaaaaacaacataaatacTGATGAAGCCAATCGTGCGTGCGTACACTCTGGAGGGTCGAAATCTGCCGAAACGCTTCGTCTTGAGTTCATTCAACAATTTGGTCGTCCACCCACCTTTATGGAAATGAATGACCTGATGCACAAGTATGCAGATTCCGGTGAATGGACGGGGGCAAGGGCGCAAGAAGTTTCGgtaagtatttatatatattatttattatttatttcttataacattattttttaaacattataattatatttaaacattataattaattaattataattattttttcatttattgtAGAGGTTGACGCAAATTTGGGCTGAAGAATATAATGCCAGCCAACTACGACTACCACCTCATAGGCGAGATAATGAGGAGGTTCGTCGAAACAAGATGTCGTTGGATTTTGTTAAGAATGCTGGTGGTGCGAATCGAGGTCGCAAATT encodes:
- the LOC123920179 gene encoding uncharacterized protein LOC123920179, whose product is MNPDEENFDDDNVDDDIDDIPPPPGVGRGGRGRGGRRRALPRRVVRNRYLEGMPKSRTVDGVEEEYDSYDDDDDHEDEEIADIALLVPQNELLVDRYGRPIIMPYTTTDLQPQNAATKTINYALKSKFQAPYLNWTEVKADERGYQQFWNGFRSQVTWLNHHTAAIEAIFNKKSHQASVDLTF
- the LOC123920180 gene encoding uncharacterized protein LOC123920180, which translates into the protein MEMNDLMHKYADSGEWTGARAQEVSRLTQIWAEEYNASQLRLPPHRRDNEEVRRNKMSLDFVKNAGGANRGRKFAAGCTSSLYESDPTGLRDVTYTSSSRSSMSTGRSRSAQRE